One genomic segment of Trichoplusia ni isolate ovarian cell line Hi5 chromosome 5, tn1, whole genome shotgun sequence includes these proteins:
- the LOC113494408 gene encoding lipase 1-like has translation MSFEALILKILSFLLVSPAADALGNMVRTPRLPISQNTKAFLGYPEDSFLNFTELTSKYGYPSEEHTVVTEDGYILTMFRITKTRNCIKSRSPPILLMHGLLLSAHAWIDSGPSSGLAYLLSNTCYDVWVGNVRGNNYGRRHVTLNPSKDPRFWDFYIEEIGKYDLPAYIDYILDYTRSEKINYIGYSQGGGTFYVMCSERPGYCDKVQLMITLAPATRHYNTRGPGFRTITQALEKLEKPLSLLGLYEVFANGAITQETTAFFCQLSYLTAKLCGANLNLFELLYSLHPGSITKYTIEVLFGHFPAGTSLRNMARYGQSMRSKRFQKFDYGLEQNLVMYGSERPPEYNLSAVTVPVVCLYGRNDGIVDSRDVAWLVSQLPNVLETKMVDDPLWNHFDMAYSQHTRYALFPTINEYLLKFSSP, from the coding sequence ATGAGCTTCGAGGCCTTGATACTCAAAATCCTGAGCTTTCTGCTCGTATCGCCGGCAGCAGACGCCCTGGGGAATATGGTACGGACACCAAGGTTACCTATAAGTCAAAACACCAAGGCATTCTTGGGATACCCAGAAGACTCCTTCTTGAATTTTACGGAGCTAACCAGCAAGTATGGGTATCCATCCGAGGAGCATACAGTGGTCACAGAGGACGGATACATCCTTACCATGTTCAGGATCACAAAAACCAGGAACTGCATCAAGAGCAGGTCTCCGCCAATACTGCTGATGCACGGGCTACTGCTAAGTGCACATGCCTGGATAGACTCTGGACCAAGCTCTGGACTGGCATACCTCCTCTCCAATACCTGTTACGATGTCTGGGTCGGCAATGTACGCGGAAACAATTACGGTCGAAGACATGTGACCTTAAATCCAAGCAAAGATCCAAGATTCTGGGATTTCTATATCGAAGAGATTGGAAAATATGATTTACCTGCCTACATCGACTACATTTTGGATTACACAAGATCTGAAAAAATTAACTACATCGGCTACTCTCAGGGAGGTGGAACATTTTATGTGATGTGCTCTGAAAGACCGGGATACTGCGACAAGGTGCAACTGATGATAACCCTGGCTCCAGCGACCAGGCATTACAACACGCGAGGACCAGGGTTCAGGACCATAACACAGGCACTAGAAAAGCTGGAAAAACCTTTATCTTTGTTAGGTCTTTATGAAGTCTTCGCGAATGGCGCCATCACTCAGGAGACCACTGCATTCTTCTGCCAACTTTCCTACTTGACTGCGAAGCTGTGTGGGGCCAACTTGAACCTCTTCGAGCTGCTGTATTCCTTGCATCCTGGTTCTATCACAAAATACACTATAGAAGTTTTGTTTGGGCACTTCCCGGCTGGAACGTCTCTACGGAACATGGCTCGGTATGGCCAAAGCATGAGGAGCAAGAGGTTCCAGAAGTTTGACTACGGGTTGGAGCAGAATCTGGTGATGTATGGAAGTGAACGGCCTCCGGAGTACAACCTCAGTGCTGTGACAGTGCCTGTGGTCTGTTTGTATGGAAGAAACGATGGCATAGTGGACAGCAGAGACGTAGCATGGCTGGTGTCACAGCTCCCCAACGTGCTGGAGACAAAAATGGTAGATGATCCTCTTTGGAACCATTTTGATATGGCATACAGTCAGCACACAAGATATGCTCTGTTTCCTACAATTAATGAATATTTGCTTAAATTTTCTTCCCCATAA